The proteins below come from a single Panicum hallii strain FIL2 chromosome 7, PHallii_v3.1, whole genome shotgun sequence genomic window:
- the LOC112901083 gene encoding uncharacterized protein LOC112901083, with the protein MDRRACASLLVLVGVLLALAGPVAGGMKATFAAGAGVGDAAVLRRLMSTRLEDGVAPELTVDLELHRRVLAGAFKPQVFNPDRAACPRSCPAPGRPYVGRGCEDIYQCHH; encoded by the coding sequence ATGGATAGGAGGGCGTGCGCTTccttgctcgtgctcgtcggcgtCCTACTCGCTCTGGCAGGCCCCGTCGCCGGCGGGATGAAGGCAACGTTCGCAGCCGGTGCAGGGGTCGGGGACGCTGCGGTGCTGCGGCGGCTGATGTCGACGAGGCTGGAGGACGGCGTCGCGCCGGAGCTCACGGTGGACCTGGAGCTGCACCGCCGCGTCCTGGCCGGCGCCTTCAAGCCGCAGGTCTTCAACCCCGACCGGGCAGCCTGCCCGCGGTCGTGCCCGGCGCCCGGGAGGCCGTACGTCGGACGGGGCTGCGAGGACATATACCAGTGTCATCACTGA
- the LOC112900625 gene encoding homeobox-leucine zipper protein ROC6-like, producing MENDGQLNNNNVQGLSLITGNHAAWNQPVEYDLDALLGAEDHHVDTNQRSDDEDRCPGSGTPPSKRAKRFSVQQVQELEAMFQVCTHPDPRVRQELGRKVGLGEWQVRFWFQNRRSSTKLKACGNEIRDMQQENTKLRADNIELKQLVQNPTCFRCRDPAGANQLVSENWRLLNENARLKDELLRAKAYQDSVIREAERPQSMSSEHQASAYTHPVPFTYNCRTNKAALVSHAERALKEFVMLATKGQPMWIPTIDGEVLGDQEYDLHTFPGLLGLCPRGFIVEATRETDMIRGDAMDLVSILTNAAQWSEMFPDIVAYVRSTDVISSSSGGT from the exons ATGGAGAATGACGGGCAGCTGAACAACAACAATGTACAAGGTCTTAGCCTCATCACGGGAAACCATGCAGCCTGGAACCAGCCGGTGGAATATGACTTGGATGCTCTCCTAGGAGCTGAGGACCATCATGTGGACACTAATCAGAGAAGTGATGATGAGGATCGCTGCCCTGGGAGTGGGACACCACCATCCAAGCGCGCTAAACGCTTCTCTGTGCAGCAGGTTCAAGAACTCGAAGC TATGTTCCAAGTGTGTACCCACCCAGATCCTAGGGTGCGCCAGGAACTTGGCAGAAAAGTTGGTTTAGGGGAATGGCAGGTCAGATTCTGGTTCCAGAACAGGCGCTCCTCAACGAAG TTGAAGGCATGTGGGAACGAGATCAGGGACATGCAACAAGAAAATACCAAGCTGCGTGCTGACAATATTGAACTCAAGCAACTAGTTCAGAACCCAACATGCTTCAGATGCCGCGACCCTGCAGGGGCAAACCAGCTAGTGTCGGAGAATTGGCGCCTGCTCAATGAAAATGCAAGGCTCAAGGATGAGTTGCTGCGTGCCAAAGCTTACCAGGACAGCGTCATCCGCGAGGCAGAGCGACCTCAGTCTATGTCATCCGAGCATCAGGCATCAGCTTACACGCACCCTGTGCCATTCACCTATAATTGCAGAACCAACAAGGCAGCACTTGTCTCGCACGCTGAACGCGCCTTGAAAGAGTTTGTCATGTTAGCAACGAAGGGTCAACCGATGTGGATTCCGACCATCGACGGCGAGGTGCTCGGTGACCAGGAGTACGATTTGCATACGTTCCCAGGGTTACTTGGACTCTGCCCGCGGGGGTTTATCGTGGAGGCCACAAGGGAGACTGACATGATCAGAGGAGATGCCATGGACCTCGTTAGCATCCTTACCAATGCG GCACAGTGGTCTGAGATGTTCCCTGACATCGTTGCATATGTGAGGTCCACCGATGTCATCTCCAGCAGCA GTGGTGGGACTTAA
- the LOC112900624 gene encoding homeobox-leucine zipper protein ROC6-like → MDVEFWVQSPRLLSRNVKFLRFSKKMAERKWAVVDVSVDGNNGDEQQSNGTSYAGYRLLPSGCLMEDMSGGFCKVTWVVHGEYLESTVPELFKQFFRSGQAFGACRWLRSLQRQCEYMAVLGSSHIPSSSSSSSAISPLGKRGVLELARRMKESFYAAVSGPVTIASTNIVDQWCVSSGTGAERVDAAVRMVTWNCAEIMPGEPAITVLSATATVRLPGTPPLRVFEYICNSQRRGEWDNFVNGGPVEEVVADGSHGTNSNDMLILQQSSTDASGSLVVYSLVEENVMRGIMGGADSSIFLLPSGFAILPDGHGKAHYTAVSSSSSAPNNGEGALLTVASLGMLSSSPSGGPAARSFDDAGEHLCNMIKKIRDAVGANNVIMA, encoded by the exons ATGGATGTGGAGTTCTGGGTGCAATCGCCGCGCCTGCTGTCCCGCAACGTGAAGTTTCTGAGGTTTAGCAAGAAGATGGCGGAAAGGAAGTGGGCTGTGGTAGACGTGTCTGTTGATGGCAACAACGGAGATGAACAGCAAAGCAACGGAACTAGTTACGCCGGCTACAGGTTGCTGCCGTCCGGCTGCCTCATGGAGGACATGAGTGGCGGCTTTTGCAAG GTCACATGGGTGGTGCACGGGGAGTACCTTGAATCCACTGTGCCAGAACTGTTCAAGCAATTTTTTCGTTCTGGGCAAGCCTTTGGTGCATGCCGTTGGCTCAGATCGCTCCAGAGGCAGTGTGAGTACATGGCCGTTCTGGGTTCCAGCCATATtccaagcagcagcagcagcagctcag CCATATCGCCTCTAGGGAAAAGGGGGGTCCTGGAGCTGGCCCGGCGGATGAAGGAGAGCTTCTATGCAGCCGTCTCTGGGCCGGTGACCATAGCATCGACCAACATCGTCGACCAGTGGTGTGTTAGCAGTGGCACTGGCGCCGAGAGGGTGGACGCAGCAGTGCGCATGGTTACATGGAATTGCGCTGAGATCATGCCCGGAGAGCCTGCAATCACGGTGCTGAGCGCCACTGCTACCGTCAGGCTGCCCGGTACTCCGCCACTGCGTGTGTTCGAGTATATCTGCAATTCGCAGCGCCGTGGCGAGTGGGATAACTTTGTCAATGGAGGCCCGGTGGAGGAA GTCGTTGCTGATGGAAGTCATGGAACGAACAGCAACGACATGCTGATCTTGCAACAGTCAAGCACCGACGCGTCAGGCTCTCTGGTTGTGTACAGCCTTGTTGAGGAAAACGTGATGCGCGGCATCATGGGTGGCGCTGACAGCTCCATTTTCCTCCTGCCGTCTGGATTTGCCATCCTCCCAGACGGCCATGGCAAGGCCCACTACACCGCTGTGAGCTCCTCCAGTAGTGCTCCCAACAACGGTGAAGGAGCACTTCTTACTGTGGCATCCCTAGGAATGTTGTCTAGTTCCCCATCCGGCGGTCCTGCTGCCCGGAGCTTTGACGATGCAGGAGAGCATCTATGCAATATGATAAAGAAGATCAGGGACGCTGTCGGGGCCAATAACGTCATCATGGCCTGA